The nucleotide window TAAACGTGCCGCCCAGGTTGTCCTTGGCTGTGAACTGCTCAATCTTCCATTTGTCGATGTCGTCCGTGTCCCACGGCTTGTCCTTTTTgtgcgtcgacggcatcgtgaGATTCGCTCGCTGGCAGGTCGGTTGTCAAGGATGTTCCCGACAATTGGCAAAACTGGTTGCCGTAAGATGGTTATTCCGCTCGGCCACTACGAAAGAGGCGTCGCTGTCGAGATGTCGTCTTCTGAGGTTTGAACGATCACGGTTGTCCAAGCTTCCAAAAAAATTAggatggcatggctggcTCTGGAAAATATTATGGGGCCGAGTCCGTGGCGGGGCGCTGTGCCGGAAGTGGGTCCACTGCCCAGTCACGGACGAGCTCCCAAATCTTTCTCGCGGCCTCGCTTCACCACCAGGCGACCCGACGTCACGACACAACCCCCAAACGGCCTGACCCCCTCCCCGACACCAATCTCGCCGCAATGTCCAGGGCAaggggcgccggcggcgtcgaccaggTCGTCAAACTCATCGTGGGCGCCGGCCAAGCGAGTCCCAGCCCGCCGATCGGTCCCGCGCTGGGCAGCAAGGGTGTCAAGTCGATGGACTTTTGCAAGGTGCGTCTCTCagcgggctcgccgccgcgcgagccTGGTCCGACAAGGCATCGGGGAGGTATTAGGCGCTGACCGTGTTGCGCACAGGAGTTCAATGCCAGAACAGCACACATCACGCCCGggacgccgatgccgtgtCGCGTGACCGTCCGACCCGACCGGTCCTTCATCTTCGACCTCCGCACGCCGCAGACCTCCTGGCTGCTtctcaacgccgccggcgcaccCAAGAACAAGAAGGGCAACCCGAAGGGCGCCGAGAAGCCCGGCCACGAGACGGTCGGCACCATCAGCCTCAAGCACGTATACGAGATCGCCAAGATCAAACAGTCAGAACTGCGGCTGTCGGGGCTGTCCCTGGAGAGCCTGTGCCGAGCCATCATCTGGCAAGCCAAGTCTATCGGGATCAACATCGTGGCATGATGCGACGGATGTTTTTTGGGGTGTGAGATGTCGGATACTGGGCCTGGGAATGCCGGATTCGATATGGCCGTTGCCAGCGAGGCTGTCGGGGCGGCCGGTGTACACTATGCTACAGATACCATCTAGAGGAGGACTGTACGATTTTACGTCGTGGGAAGTGATGCTTCACTGCCATTCAATGTTCATAGAGGCACGATGGTCAGGCAGTTAAGTTTGAAAGCTTCCGTGGATGATTGATGCATGCTGCAGTCGCGTTGATGGCCTCCGCGCCCAGTCATGTGATCCGAGATGGAACCTGTCGCGCATCGGGGTGAACGAGCAGCTCGTTCTCTTGCCTTACGGGCATTGGCCCAGAACGACTTGCAAAAAGCTGTGATGACG belongs to Purpureocillium takamizusanense chromosome 1, complete sequence and includes:
- the MRPL19 gene encoding mitochondrial 54S ribosomal protein YmL19 (COG:J~EggNog:ENOG503P428~BUSCO:EOG09265BG5), coding for MSRARGAGGVDQVVKLIVGAGQASPSPPIGPALGSKGVKSMDFCKEFNARTAHITPGTPMPCRVTVRPDRSFIFDLRTPQTSWLLLNAAGAPKNKKGNPKGAEKPGHETVGTISLKHVYEIAKIKQSELRLSGLSLESLCRAIIWQAKSIGINIVA